Proteins encoded within one genomic window of Amorphoplanes friuliensis DSM 7358:
- a CDS encoding DMT family transporter produces the protein MAYVFLVLAIGSEVFGTSMLKATDGFSRLWPTVACLGGYVLSFVLLSQAVKHIPIGVAYAMWSGLGTAAIVAIGTVFLGESLNLVKVIGLGLIVGGVVVLNLGGAH, from the coding sequence ATGGCGTACGTCTTCCTGGTGCTCGCGATCGGCAGTGAGGTCTTCGGCACCAGCATGCTGAAGGCGACCGACGGGTTCAGCCGCCTCTGGCCGACCGTCGCCTGCCTCGGCGGTTACGTGCTGTCCTTCGTGCTGCTGTCGCAGGCGGTGAAGCACATACCGATCGGCGTCGCGTACGCGATGTGGTCGGGGCTGGGCACGGCCGCGATCGTTGCCATCGGCACGGTGTTCCTGGGTGAGTCGCTCAACCTCGTCAAGGTGATCGGGCTGGGCCTGATCGTCGGCGGTGTTGTGGTTCTCAATCTCGGGGGTGCCCATTGA
- a CDS encoding FIST signal transduction protein yields MERWFGVGRSLHSDPATAGAEAARDAVAGRRPGLLVVFASLPYSTPPMAEAAHGAAGGDVPMIGCSTSGEFTQDGRGESVVVLALGGPGFEASVRAVPERATGLREAGLEAAACLDDIDREHRMVLLLGDGRSSDQQEMVRGAYAHTGAGVPLIGGCAGDGMTQTSTRHFFSAGTGVSVLTNAVLAAAVGSDAPIGIGLAHGWRKTGEPMVVTRSEGGKIFELDGERALDVYLRRSGASPDLVDDPMGFFGFATVHPLGLSRRTGEDLRVIFQADAAEGSISGLADTPEGAMAWYMEADPEAVTGAAAQAAAEAVAALEGADPLGVFIFDCCVRGLALGPDGTDAAGKQLGETLGPVPFGGFVSNGEIVRTAGAKGMHHLSVAALAVS; encoded by the coding sequence ATGGAACGGTGGTTCGGGGTCGGGCGCAGTCTGCACAGTGATCCGGCAACCGCCGGTGCCGAGGCCGCCCGCGACGCCGTGGCCGGCAGGCGGCCGGGACTGCTCGTCGTCTTCGCCTCGCTGCCGTACTCCACGCCGCCCATGGCCGAGGCCGCGCACGGTGCGGCCGGTGGTGACGTGCCGATGATCGGCTGCTCGACCTCCGGTGAGTTCACCCAGGACGGGCGCGGCGAGAGTGTTGTGGTGCTGGCCCTCGGCGGTCCCGGCTTCGAGGCCTCCGTCCGGGCCGTGCCGGAACGTGCGACCGGCCTGCGCGAGGCGGGCCTGGAAGCCGCGGCCTGCCTTGACGACATCGATCGTGAGCACCGGATGGTGCTGCTGCTCGGAGACGGCCGCAGCAGTGACCAGCAGGAGATGGTCCGCGGTGCGTACGCGCACACCGGCGCCGGTGTCCCCCTGATCGGCGGCTGCGCGGGTGACGGCATGACCCAGACGTCCACGCGGCACTTCTTCAGCGCGGGCACCGGCGTCAGCGTGCTCACCAACGCCGTGCTCGCGGCCGCGGTCGGCTCGGACGCGCCCATCGGCATCGGGCTGGCCCACGGCTGGCGCAAGACCGGCGAGCCGATGGTCGTCACCCGCAGCGAGGGCGGCAAGATCTTCGAGCTCGACGGTGAACGCGCCCTCGACGTCTACCTGCGCCGAAGTGGTGCAAGCCCGGACCTGGTCGACGACCCGATGGGGTTCTTCGGGTTCGCCACGGTGCACCCGCTCGGGCTCTCCCGGCGTACCGGAGAGGATCTGAGGGTGATCTTCCAGGCCGACGCCGCGGAGGGGTCGATCTCCGGGCTGGCGGACACGCCCGAGGGGGCGATGGCCTGGTACATGGAGGCCGACCCGGAGGCGGTGACCGGTGCGGCCGCGCAGGCCGCCGCCGAGGCCGTCGCGGCGCTGGAGGGCGCCGACCCGCTCGGAGTGTTCATCTTCGACTGCTGCGTGCGCGGACTCGCCCTCGGCCCGGACGGCACCGACGCCGCGGGTAAGCAGCTGGGCGAGACCCTCGGACCCGTGCCGTTCGGCGGGTTCGTCAGCAACGGCGAGATCGTGCGGACGGCCGGCGCCAAGGGCATGCACCACCTCAGCGTCGCCGCGCTCGCGGTGAGCTGA
- a CDS encoding TetR/AcrR family transcriptional regulator yields the protein MSPAKRDPEGRRRALASAAVEVIADSGVGRTTHRAVAARAGVPLGATTYYFPTLNDLVAAGLQQASDAMQAELDGWAGRLTAGNLAPTLVELSRGYLADRPRAILEYEVYLAAARDEQLRPLAQAWLDGLYSLLTPLTDPFTARAVAMLLDGALAQALATGSALDGATLQRAITRLLG from the coding sequence TTGAGCCCGGCCAAGCGTGACCCCGAGGGCCGCCGGCGGGCGCTGGCCAGCGCCGCGGTCGAGGTGATCGCCGACTCCGGTGTCGGGCGGACCACGCACCGGGCTGTCGCCGCACGGGCGGGGGTGCCGCTCGGTGCGACCACTTACTACTTCCCCACCCTGAACGACCTGGTCGCCGCCGGGCTGCAGCAGGCCAGTGACGCGATGCAGGCTGAACTGGACGGGTGGGCCGGGCGGCTGACCGCCGGCAACCTGGCGCCGACGCTGGTTGAGCTGAGCCGCGGCTACCTCGCCGACCGGCCCCGGGCGATCCTCGAATACGAGGTCTACCTGGCCGCTGCCCGCGACGAGCAGCTGCGACCGCTCGCCCAGGCCTGGCTCGACGGGCTGTATTCGCTGCTCACGCCGCTGACGGACCCGTTCACCGCCCGGGCTGTCGCGATGCTGCTGGACGGCGCGCTGGCCCAGGCACTGGCCACCGGAAGTGCCCTCGACGGCGCCACGCTGCAGCGGGCGATCACGCGCCTGCTGGGGTAA